From Marinobacter alexandrii, one genomic window encodes:
- a CDS encoding ATP-binding cassette domain-containing protein: MISTENISLQYGKRILFDEVNINFTSGNCYGIIGANGAGKSTFLKILSDEINPNSGSVNIEPGKRMAVLKQNHHEYDEVSVLDAVMMGYKELWNIMKEKDAIYAKPDFSEEDGNRASELEAKFADMDGWNAESDAAALLSGLGIIEADHYKLVKDLNGTEKVRVLLAQALFGNPDILILDEPTNDLDIQTISWLEDYLLEFNNTLIVVSHDRHFLDTVCTHIADIDFGQIKLFTGNYTFWYESSQLALSQRSSANKKAEEKKKELQEFIARFSANAAKSKQATSRKKLLDKINVDEIQPSNRKYPAIIFTQQRTAGDQILETQGLTKELNGAHLFKDLDLFVNKGDKIAVVSDDSLAVTSFFEILMEEQNATSGTFKFGQTITKAHLPNENSAYFKSDENLIDWLRQYSEGEKDEVYIRGFLGKMLFSGQETLKKCNVLSGGEKVRCMLSRMMLQEANLLILDEPTNHLDLESITALNNSLKDFPGTILFTSHDHTFTQTIANRVLELRPDGYTDTLSTYDEFLEKKKAVLEKA, from the coding sequence ATGATTTCTACAGAGAATATATCCTTACAGTACGGCAAAAGAATCTTGTTTGATGAGGTTAATATCAATTTCACTTCGGGCAATTGCTACGGCATAATAGGTGCAAATGGCGCTGGTAAATCTACCTTCCTTAAGATTCTTTCTGATGAGATCAATCCTAATTCAGGTTCTGTAAATATAGAGCCTGGCAAAAGAATGGCGGTACTTAAGCAGAATCATCATGAGTATGATGAAGTTTCTGTCTTGGATGCAGTGATGATGGGCTACAAAGAGCTGTGGAATATCATGAAAGAGAAAGACGCTATTTATGCAAAACCTGACTTTTCTGAAGAAGATGGAAATAGAGCGTCCGAACTAGAAGCAAAATTTGCTGATATGGATGGGTGGAATGCAGAGTCTGATGCCGCAGCTCTTCTAAGCGGCTTGGGTATTATAGAGGCAGATCATTATAAATTGGTAAAAGATCTAAATGGAACAGAGAAAGTTAGAGTCCTTCTGGCTCAAGCTTTATTTGGAAATCCTGATATATTGATTCTGGATGAGCCTACTAACGACTTGGATATCCAAACTATTTCATGGTTGGAGGATTACTTACTTGAGTTCAATAATACATTGATTGTTGTATCTCACGATCGTCACTTCTTGGATACTGTTTGTACTCATATTGCTGATATTGATTTTGGACAAATTAAACTCTTCACCGGAAATTATACTTTCTGGTACGAATCAAGTCAACTTGCTCTTAGCCAACGTTCTAGTGCTAATAAAAAGGCTGAAGAAAAGAAGAAGGAATTGCAGGAATTTATTGCTCGTTTCAGCGCAAATGCTGCAAAATCGAAGCAGGCAACAAGTAGAAAGAAACTTCTGGATAAAATCAATGTAGATGAGATACAACCATCTAATAGGAAATATCCTGCTATTATTTTTACTCAACAGCGAACTGCTGGAGATCAAATTTTAGAGACTCAAGGATTGACTAAAGAACTTAATGGAGCACATTTATTTAAAGACCTTGACCTATTTGTTAATAAAGGTGATAAGATAGCTGTAGTGAGTGACGATAGTTTAGCAGTGACATCATTTTTTGAAATTTTAATGGAGGAGCAAAATGCTACTTCAGGTACTTTCAAGTTTGGCCAAACCATCACCAAAGCTCATTTGCCAAATGAAAATTCTGCGTATTTCAAGTCGGACGAAAATTTGATTGATTGGTTGAGGCAATATTCTGAAGGTGAGAAAGACGAGGTTTACATCCGAGGTTTTCTGGGTAAGATGCTGTTTTCTGGACAAGAAACATTGAAGAAATGTAACGTGCTTTCTGGAGGAGAAAAAGTAAGATGTATGTTATCCAGAATGATGTTGCAAGAAGCCAACCTGTTAATCCTGGATGAACCAACGAATCACCTTGATCTTGAATCTATTACTGCGTTAAATAATTCCTTAAAAGATTTCCCAGGTACAATTTTGTTCACATCTCATGATCATACATTTACGCAGACTATCGCAAATAGAGTACTTGAACTCCGTCCTGATGGTTATACAGATACCCTTAGCACCTACGATGAATTTCTTGAGAAGAAAAAAGCTGTATTAGAAAAAGCTTAG
- the cheB gene encoding chemotaxis-specific protein-glutamate methyltransferase CheB, with the protein MSKKLQILIVDDSAFMRLLISDLVSEDQDIEVVGTANDGLEATNKTISLQPDVVILDLNMGDYDGLYAVKSIMKERPTPILILSSVGNTDLQPVFEALKSGAVDYMNKPNRNKSKMREISKELIQKVKSVSRAKPRKIAEPTIAKPVQLSKKNSKYDLIAIGASTGGPTAIERVITMLPADFNIPVIICQHMPQAFIPPFVQRLNALTELNVVAATEGDQPMPGRVMFCPGHSNLIFRASKKTGVIDFTDEKYKEYNNPSINAMMLSAAEVYKKRMVGVILTGMGKDGVEGLKAIKLAGGFTIAQDKESSVIYGMPKAAHEAGAVDITLDIKEIGKYLVKSL; encoded by the coding sequence ATGAGTAAAAAACTTCAAATACTGATAGTTGATGACTCAGCCTTTATGCGGCTTTTGATTTCTGATCTTGTGTCCGAGGACCAAGACATAGAGGTGGTAGGCACAGCAAATGATGGACTTGAAGCTACAAACAAAACAATCTCACTTCAACCGGATGTTGTGATCTTAGATTTAAACATGGGTGACTATGATGGCCTATATGCTGTCAAATCAATCATGAAAGAACGTCCAACACCCATTCTTATTCTCAGTTCTGTCGGGAACACAGACCTCCAACCTGTTTTTGAGGCGTTAAAAAGCGGGGCTGTTGATTATATGAATAAGCCCAATAGAAACAAATCTAAAATGCGTGAGATAAGTAAAGAACTTATCCAGAAGGTAAAGAGTGTATCTAGGGCTAAACCTCGCAAGATTGCGGAACCTACGATAGCTAAACCAGTTCAGTTATCTAAGAAAAATAGTAAATATGACTTGATAGCCATTGGCGCATCAACAGGTGGCCCCACCGCCATTGAGCGGGTAATCACTATGCTTCCGGCAGACTTTAATATTCCTGTTATTATTTGTCAGCATATGCCGCAGGCATTTATTCCACCTTTTGTTCAAAGACTAAATGCACTTACAGAATTGAATGTAGTTGCTGCAACAGAAGGAGATCAGCCAATGCCTGGTCGTGTAATGTTTTGCCCAGGTCACTCAAATTTGATTTTTCGAGCATCTAAAAAAACAGGAGTAATTGATTTTACAGACGAGAAGTACAAAGAATATAATAATCCATCCATCAATGCAATGATGCTTAGCGCAGCTGAAGTATACAAAAAGCGAATGGTTGGTGTCATATTGACCGGCATGGGAAAGGATGGAGTAGAAGGGTTGAAAGCAATTAAATTAGCAGGTGGATTTACAATTGCTCAAGACAAAGAAAGTAGTGTAATATACGGAATGCCAAAAGCTGCTCATGAAGCAGGAGCGGTTGATATTACATTAGATATTAAAGAAATTGGAAAGTATTTAGTCAAAAGCTTATAG
- a CDS encoding nitrate- and nitrite sensing domain-containing protein, whose protein sequence is MIKRLTNLPIRQKFAVIIIPLIVIILAFDYLQVRYHYLDFSDSQRLNKAIIVGIEINHVVHEFQKERSISSGFLANQGESFGVKLRQQRLKTDSTLQKYYSEIATSDLDELVQLHRSDLDELNAYFDKISTLRKSIDEHRISSEESISRFSEINDVGLNTVIKLIDETRDKEVAQQIHAIIYFLKSKEYASIERAIGTQAFSHNHIDFDLYNRFTTLVAKQNSYLDAFEIITNRESLAYYDQIVRGNEVKEVERMREVVFANDTLTEDPDHWYEVSTTKINLLKRVEDYMSDEIQTQTEEISKNSVRNFWTFLILDVTIGIIAFWLMTTLVTNLLKNVSILEAFTKRISAGDLSKKVVIPTKDELGQYANTFNRMVFEIRKSQFELRKQRDKAKFLYKNIYGVSMVVFENIQQGIFLLDKEFKISKFHSKAMKEIFSNERIAGENFSNFMRPLILPRELEALEMFMRHLFNEDMDEEVVNQLNPIDQVKIHTEQDGIVSTKYIRVEFTRIFRKEKIQNIMVSVSDETESILLQQHLNEAEKKKQQETERVLSILKIDPSILRGFLHNSRKMLKSISERYEKNDNDEYSDLLSFTFDTIHNLKGNAVVIGMELMSDKFHSIEDAITALQAKNVRGKDFLAILYEVDEADRMIGEISDMLYKIINIYKKFPAEGDSVSNIMVIDTLERGAELIAKELGKSVNLTFDNIKNVTLPEVYIEPFKDMMIQLIRNSVVHGIESPDSRMNAGKAMMGELLIELSSIDEEIFIRYRDDGHGLDMDLIKTRAMDNGIVTEMDLKKMEEAEIVDLIFDEGFSTAYKSDEHAGRGQGMHLVKSIIRDISGAYDIQSVPGKSFEMTIKLPIIKGEETEE, encoded by the coding sequence ATGATTAAAAGACTAACCAACTTACCCATACGCCAAAAATTTGCGGTGATAATTATCCCATTGATAGTTATCATATTGGCATTTGATTACCTTCAAGTGAGGTATCATTATCTCGATTTTTCCGATAGTCAAAGGCTGAATAAAGCCATTATTGTTGGAATTGAAATTAATCATGTAGTACATGAGTTTCAGAAGGAACGAAGCATTTCCTCTGGTTTTTTAGCAAATCAGGGTGAAAGCTTTGGTGTGAAACTAAGACAGCAGCGGCTAAAAACAGATAGTACGCTTCAGAAATACTACTCAGAGATAGCAACTAGTGATCTTGATGAGTTAGTTCAACTACATCGATCCGATTTAGACGAGCTCAATGCTTATTTTGATAAGATTTCTACGCTAAGAAAAAGTATAGACGAACACAGAATTTCTTCTGAAGAATCAATAAGCAGGTTCTCTGAGATTAATGACGTGGGTTTAAATACGGTTATAAAACTTATCGACGAAACCAGAGACAAAGAGGTTGCACAACAAATTCATGCAATTATTTACTTCCTAAAGTCGAAAGAGTATGCAAGTATTGAGCGGGCAATTGGAACTCAAGCTTTTTCTCACAATCACATTGATTTCGACTTATACAATCGCTTTACAACGCTTGTGGCAAAGCAAAATTCATATTTGGATGCATTTGAGATCATCACAAATCGAGAATCACTTGCCTATTATGATCAGATCGTAAGAGGAAATGAAGTTAAAGAAGTAGAGCGAATGCGAGAAGTTGTATTTGCGAATGATACACTTACTGAGGATCCTGATCACTGGTATGAAGTGAGCACCACAAAAATCAATTTACTTAAGCGAGTGGAAGACTACATGTCTGACGAAATACAAACTCAGACGGAAGAGATCTCTAAAAATTCGGTTCGTAACTTCTGGACCTTCTTAATATTGGATGTGACAATAGGTATCATTGCCTTTTGGCTAATGACAACACTTGTCACCAATCTATTAAAGAACGTAAGTATCCTCGAAGCTTTTACCAAAAGGATATCTGCAGGTGATTTATCCAAAAAGGTAGTTATCCCTACTAAAGACGAACTAGGTCAGTATGCAAACACATTCAATCGGATGGTTTTTGAGATTCGTAAATCTCAATTTGAATTAAGAAAGCAAAGAGACAAGGCCAAATTTCTATATAAAAATATCTATGGAGTATCGATGGTTGTATTTGAAAATATACAACAAGGTATATTCCTACTTGACAAGGAATTTAAGATTTCAAAATTTCACTCAAAAGCAATGAAAGAGATCTTCAGCAATGAACGAATTGCAGGGGAAAATTTCTCGAATTTTATGCGCCCACTCATCTTACCAAGAGAACTGGAGGCATTGGAAATGTTTATGAGACATCTTTTCAATGAGGATATGGATGAAGAGGTTGTCAATCAACTAAATCCTATTGATCAGGTTAAAATTCACACAGAACAAGATGGTATAGTTTCAACCAAATATATCAGAGTGGAATTTACCCGAATCTTTAGAAAAGAGAAGATTCAAAACATCATGGTATCTGTTTCTGATGAAACAGAATCTATCCTTCTTCAGCAACATTTGAATGAAGCTGAGAAGAAAAAACAACAAGAAACGGAAAGAGTACTTAGTATTCTTAAAATTGATCCTTCCATTCTTAGAGGGTTCTTGCACAACTCTCGTAAAATGCTTAAGAGTATTTCAGAGCGGTATGAGAAGAATGATAATGACGAATATTCTGACCTATTAAGTTTTACATTTGATACTATTCATAATCTGAAAGGAAATGCTGTAGTAATAGGAATGGAGTTGATGTCAGATAAATTCCATTCAATAGAAGATGCGATTACTGCACTTCAAGCTAAGAACGTTCGTGGTAAAGATTTCTTAGCAATCTTATACGAGGTAGATGAAGCTGATAGAATGATTGGTGAGATATCTGATATGCTATATAAGATTATCAATATCTACAAAAAATTCCCGGCAGAAGGAGATTCAGTGTCAAATATCATGGTCATTGATACACTGGAGCGTGGAGCAGAGCTAATTGCCAAGGAGCTAGGCAAGTCAGTTAATTTGACTTTTGATAACATTAAAAATGTGACCTTACCGGAAGTGTATATTGAGCCATTCAAGGATATGATGATCCAGCTTATTCGTAACTCAGTTGTACATGGAATAGAATCTCCTGATTCACGAATGAATGCTGGCAAAGCAATGATGGGAGAGTTGTTAATTGAATTATCAAGCATTGATGAAGAAATTTTCATAAGGTATAGGGATGATGGTCATGGACTTGACATGGATCTCATTAAAACACGAGCAATGGACAATGGAATTGTGACTGAGATGGACTTAAAGAAGATGGAGGAAGCTGAGATAGTAGATCTAATTTTTGACGAAGGATTTTCAACCGCTTATAAATCTGATGAACATGCTGGTAGAGGTCAAGGAATGCATCTGGTAAAATCTATTATTAGAGACATAAGTGGAGCTTACGATATTCAGTCAGTACCGGGGAAATCATTTGAAATGACCATTAAGTTGCCAATCATCAAAGGAGAGGAGACAGAAGAATGA
- a CDS encoding response regulator — MSKTVLVVDDSIYMRSLIKSAMEGAGFEVVGEAQNGESAIDLAVQLQPDLITLDNILPDMMGFEILKVLKDEEVPSKVIMVSAVGQQTVVNKGLSLGASEYIVKPFTEEDLLKVVEKVLA; from the coding sequence ATGAGCAAGACAGTTTTAGTAGTCGATGATTCTATATATATGAGATCATTAATCAAGTCTGCAATGGAAGGTGCAGGATTTGAAGTAGTCGGAGAAGCCCAAAATGGCGAGAGCGCAATTGATTTAGCTGTACAACTACAGCCAGATCTAATAACGCTTGATAACATCCTTCCAGATATGATGGGTTTTGAAATACTTAAGGTATTGAAAGACGAAGAGGTGCCATCAAAAGTGATAATGGTAAGTGCAGTAGGTCAACAGACTGTAGTTAACAAAGGGTTGTCACTAGGGGCTTCAGAATACATTGTAAAACCATTCACAGAAGAGGATTTACTCAAAGTAGTTGAAAAAGTACTTGCATAA
- a CDS encoding response regulator — protein sequence MKKRLLIVDDSSVMRRTIEKNLADYDLEIIGQAANGLEAVQMVMDKKPDVVTLDITMPEMDGIACLGEIMKINPETKVMIITALADKLTGLIALDKGARGFMYKPVNANDLSKAFDKLLKRDGE from the coding sequence ATGAAAAAGAGATTGTTAATCGTTGATGATTCTTCAGTTATGCGTAGAACGATTGAGAAAAATCTAGCTGACTATGATTTGGAGATAATTGGACAAGCTGCGAATGGATTGGAGGCCGTTCAAATGGTGATGGATAAAAAACCAGATGTTGTAACTTTAGATATTACAATGCCTGAAATGGATGGCATTGCATGTCTGGGAGAAATCATGAAAATTAATCCAGAGACTAAAGTAATGATCATTACAGCATTAGCTGATAAGCTCACCGGACTAATTGCGTTGGATAAGGGAGCAAGGGGATTTATGTATAAACCAGTAAATGCAAACGACTTGTCCAAAGCATTTGATAAATTATTGAAAAGGGATGGAGAGTAG
- a CDS encoding chemotaxis protein CheW has translation MKSKEEEYQQLFLTEALENFEELNKLFVDLEKDHSNKKIIANIFRIVHTLKGNAMGMGYEKIADLSHVVEDVFGAIKNGEVSLDKELVDSLFRANDKLGGLINAITSGDRVSYLGIKTKLAVYLKNAREDQPSEKPELEETQNDSTEEDSQDESGNTTIAFADVVQIPVKKMDELLNMVGELVIERDRLISLFGSEGKSTLEFERIKRISSNLHYGVMNVRMVQMGFLFNKFHRVLRDAASTEQKEVELILKGTEVEIDRNILKIISDSLIHLVRNAVSHGIENAEERKDSGKDPKASVTLDAKLEKDNVVLTISDDGRGIDVFKIKEKIIKQKMVSEEVAEKLSDNEVIRYIFEPGFSSADKVTEISGRGVGMDVVKKAVESIGGQVLVDTELGLGTSINLLLPSSLALKGALLFDIKDQEYAIPLTYIDSVTYLKKADCHLIGDSLMVNYNDESIPIISLEGLLSVTDFVSMSQYDVSQKFVKEISDDEEMNVIVASHSGRKMGLIVDKLHRQKEIIEKKLPKPLDVSALLSGSTILGSGKVCPVLDISSIMDLLFQSTTKTQKS, from the coding sequence GTGAAATCCAAGGAAGAAGAATATCAACAGTTATTTCTAACTGAAGCCCTCGAAAATTTCGAGGAGCTAAACAAATTATTTGTTGATCTAGAAAAAGACCATTCCAACAAGAAGATAATTGCAAATATCTTCCGAATCGTACATACCCTAAAGGGAAATGCCATGGGCATGGGCTATGAAAAAATAGCCGATCTCTCCCACGTGGTTGAAGATGTTTTTGGGGCGATAAAGAATGGTGAAGTTTCTCTAGACAAAGAATTAGTTGACAGTCTCTTTAGAGCGAATGATAAATTAGGCGGGTTAATCAACGCAATTACTTCTGGAGATCGAGTAAGTTATCTCGGAATAAAAACTAAGCTTGCCGTATATTTAAAAAATGCCAGGGAGGATCAGCCATCCGAAAAACCTGAATTAGAAGAAACTCAAAACGATTCGACAGAAGAAGATTCGCAGGATGAATCTGGTAATACGACAATTGCTTTTGCTGATGTTGTTCAAATTCCCGTAAAAAAGATGGATGAACTCCTCAATATGGTGGGAGAGTTAGTCATTGAGAGAGATAGACTTATATCACTATTTGGTTCTGAGGGAAAGAGTACGTTAGAATTCGAACGAATAAAACGAATTTCCTCTAATCTCCACTACGGTGTGATGAATGTTCGTATGGTCCAAATGGGCTTTCTATTCAATAAATTTCATAGAGTCTTAAGAGATGCTGCCTCTACGGAGCAAAAAGAAGTAGAGCTTATTTTAAAAGGTACTGAAGTTGAAATAGATCGCAATATTCTGAAAATAATCAGCGACTCATTAATTCATTTGGTTAGAAATGCGGTTTCTCATGGAATTGAGAATGCTGAAGAAAGAAAAGATTCTGGAAAGGACCCAAAAGCGAGTGTCACACTAGATGCCAAGCTTGAAAAAGACAATGTCGTTCTCACGATTTCCGATGACGGAAGGGGTATAGATGTCTTTAAGATTAAAGAGAAAATAATCAAGCAAAAGATGGTATCAGAAGAAGTTGCGGAAAAATTAAGCGACAATGAGGTCATCAGGTACATTTTTGAGCCAGGCTTCTCCAGTGCAGATAAAGTAACTGAAATATCAGGACGTGGAGTTGGAATGGATGTGGTGAAAAAAGCTGTGGAGTCTATTGGAGGACAAGTCTTGGTAGATACAGAGCTCGGTTTAGGAACATCTATTAATCTATTGCTCCCCTCATCTCTTGCTTTGAAAGGAGCATTGCTGTTCGACATAAAAGATCAAGAATATGCGATACCATTGACTTACATTGATTCAGTTACTTACCTCAAGAAAGCAGATTGTCATCTCATTGGTGATAGTTTGATGGTCAATTACAATGATGAATCAATTCCTATAATCTCACTTGAAGGACTTTTATCTGTAACAGATTTTGTGTCAATGAGTCAATACGACGTAAGTCAAAAATTTGTCAAAGAAATCTCCGATGATGAAGAAATGAATGTAATAGTTGCTAGTCACTCTGGAAGAAAGATGGGATTAATAGTAGATAAACTTCATAGACAAAAAGAGATAATCGAGAAAAAGCTACCTAAACCACTAGATGTCAGCGCCTTGTTAAGCGGATCCACCATATTAGGTTCTGGAAAAGTATGTCCAGTGCTTGATATTTCCTCCATTATGGATTTGCTATTTCAGTCAACCACTAAAACACAAAAGTCATAG
- a CDS encoding protein-glutamate O-methyltransferase CheR has translation MISDEELTALMQAINNRYGLDFTNYESTSLKRGIIRLMLKHNMESIIELWSLVLKDNEFFLGAIDDLLVNLTELFRNPDVWINLRDKVIPLLASKSLNIWHAGCSTGEEVYTMNIVLETLNLLNRSSLTATDLSTKALNKAKNGDYSLITLKQYLVPFLKFFPDRKMEDYFDFKDKHATIKSKYSTNVTFKKHNLVMDPMNQKFDIIFCRNVMIYFDEKLKNSVLNLLHSSLKEGGYLIIGYYDIMPEHGKTLFGIYDVKTRIYRKLSPVNK, from the coding sequence ATGATAAGTGATGAAGAGCTGACAGCTCTGATGCAAGCCATTAATAATAGGTACGGGCTTGACTTCACGAATTACGAAAGCACTTCGTTGAAACGAGGGATTATTCGCCTGATGCTGAAGCATAACATGGAGTCTATCATCGAATTATGGTCTCTGGTTTTAAAGGATAATGAATTCTTCCTTGGTGCAATTGACGATCTTCTGGTAAATCTCACTGAATTATTTAGGAATCCTGATGTATGGATTAATCTTAGAGATAAAGTCATTCCCCTATTAGCTTCAAAATCGTTAAACATTTGGCATGCCGGATGTTCAACTGGAGAAGAGGTGTATACAATGAATATCGTTCTAGAGACACTAAACCTTCTTAATAGATCAAGTCTTACAGCTACTGATCTCAGTACAAAAGCCCTCAATAAGGCCAAGAATGGAGACTATTCATTGATCACATTAAAACAATATTTGGTTCCTTTCTTGAAATTTTTCCCCGATAGGAAAATGGAAGACTACTTTGATTTCAAGGATAAACACGCCACTATAAAATCAAAATACAGTACTAATGTGACTTTCAAAAAGCACAACCTTGTAATGGATCCAATGAATCAAAAATTTGACATTATTTTCTGCCGGAATGTAATGATCTATTTTGATGAGAAATTGAAGAATAGTGTATTGAATTTATTACATAGTTCTTTGAAAGAGGGAGGGTATCTTATCATAGGATACTATGATATTATGCCCGAGCATGGGAAGACACTATTTGGGATATATGATGTGAAGACAAGGATATATAGAAAATTATCACCAGTAAATAAATAA
- a CDS encoding chemotaxis protein CheW, whose translation MALGKNLKRKKLIEDDKPSVKPKTAKKKVVAKKKELIKKPKATVKKPATKKVSSSKTSVKKTPVKKKIVRSPKVPIPKSEPEKESVQVGLPIYIAQELYALKTQLRERYKHELLELKGKMIQFVVFEVGGESYAIDIEVIKEVVPMPPLSKTPNTPDHINGIANIRGNTYTVFNLAKKFKVSGDEVAKFLLVLSDNDTAASLMISTLPVTVKINGDQISGSMQMIEAASLDVSYIKGIIQHEEKLLYYLDVIELLKNDKAIVVPDKLSKE comes from the coding sequence ATGGCCCTAGGTAAAAATCTTAAAAGAAAAAAGCTCATTGAAGATGATAAACCATCTGTTAAGCCTAAAACAGCTAAGAAAAAAGTAGTAGCAAAGAAAAAGGAATTAATAAAAAAGCCTAAGGCTACAGTAAAAAAGCCGGCAACTAAAAAAGTTAGCTCTTCAAAAACTTCAGTCAAAAAAACTCCAGTTAAAAAGAAAATAGTTAGGAGTCCTAAAGTCCCAATACCAAAGTCAGAACCTGAGAAAGAGTCAGTACAAGTTGGATTACCTATCTATATCGCACAAGAGTTGTATGCTTTAAAAACTCAACTCAGAGAAAGATACAAGCATGAGCTATTAGAATTGAAAGGCAAGATGATTCAGTTTGTTGTTTTTGAAGTGGGAGGAGAATCATATGCCATAGACATTGAAGTTATCAAAGAGGTTGTACCCATGCCTCCCTTATCCAAAACACCCAATACACCAGATCACATAAACGGTATTGCCAATATTAGGGGGAATACTTATACTGTGTTTAATCTCGCCAAAAAGTTTAAGGTTTCGGGTGATGAGGTAGCTAAATTCTTACTAGTCTTATCGGATAATGATACAGCTGCAAGTTTGATGATAAGTACTCTACCGGTAACGGTTAAGATAAATGGAGATCAAATATCTGGCTCTATGCAAATGATAGAAGCAGCATCTTTAGATGTTTCTTATATCAAAGGAATCATTCAGCATGAAGAAAAACTACTATACTATTTAGATGTCATTGAACTTCTAAAAAATGATAAAGCAATTGTTGTTCCGGACAAACTCTCAAAAGAATAA
- a CDS encoding response regulator, whose amino-acid sequence MRILIVDDSTYIRSSLKTLLEQHGYNVVGEAKNGEMAIDLTMELKPDVITLDNILPDMTGLDVLKTINTNDFDLYVIMISAVGQQSAIVEAKENGAKHYLVKPFDNSELLSILKELDEET is encoded by the coding sequence ATGCGGATACTTATAGTTGATGATTCCACATATATACGATCCAGTTTAAAAACACTCCTTGAACAACATGGATATAATGTTGTAGGAGAAGCTAAAAATGGTGAGATGGCAATTGATCTCACCATGGAATTAAAGCCTGATGTGATAACATTGGATAATATTCTTCCAGATATGACAGGCCTGGATGTTTTAAAAACGATAAATACAAATGACTTTGATTTATATGTAATAATGATCAGTGCGGTAGGTCAGCAATCAGCAATTGTTGAAGCCAAGGAAAATGGCGCAAAACACTACCTAGTTAAACCATTCGATAATTCTGAATTGTTGAGTATCTTAAAAGAACTCGATGAAGAAACCTAA
- a CDS encoding chemotaxis protein CheX, with protein sequence MKVPYLKESDGLVLKDFTGMIGISGSRQGFVYISANREMFADLINMFIGIEDPSEEDILDMAGEISNVVAGNVRANLGANFMISVPTVFEGMPTELQIPENVTMYVIPIKWNNHEAFVVLGLD encoded by the coding sequence ATGAAGGTACCATACTTGAAAGAGTCTGATGGGTTAGTCCTGAAAGACTTTACGGGTATGATAGGAATTTCTGGAAGTAGGCAAGGTTTTGTTTATATCTCTGCAAATAGAGAGATGTTTGCCGATCTAATTAATATGTTTATTGGCATTGAAGATCCCTCAGAAGAAGACATACTAGATATGGCTGGGGAAATTTCTAACGTAGTAGCAGGTAATGTCCGCGCAAACTTGGGAGCTAACTTTATGATTTCTGTGCCTACAGTTTTTGAGGGGATGCCTACAGAATTGCAAATACCGGAAAACGTCACCATGTATGTAATCCCAATAAAGTGGAATAATCATGAAGCTTTTGTTGTATTAGGTTTAGATTGA